In Pseudomonadota bacterium, a single window of DNA contains:
- a CDS encoding phosphotransferase: protein MARRQFGGDAQGLSAVTEIRLTPPALSDDGDHALRQSWQRGTPALEVDDARLADAIAAIVPGARLRSVTPLSGGLANTNLHLSFAGEPGDLVLRLYQRDPGQMMKEAAIAARLDGRVPLADYLHVEPDPERLGAPFALLRWIDGVTLDSMLPQLEQSELDALGETLGRLLATMHGVRFGQSGFLDGDLKVVEAFSPGGAGLIAFCAANLADELVGKRLGKARCRELMAYVERHAGRLDHWQGPACLTHADFGGSNILIKQTDGTFDVAAILDWEFAFAGSPFFDLGNLTRPPLDGRPSFLVSLERGYRTIDSSLPDDWQALSRLVDLTAWIDFAGRPAVSQAVLDDAIATIDRTICAVQGSL from the coding sequence ATGGCGCGACGCCAATTTGGTGGCGATGCTCAAGGCCTTTCAGCCGTCACCGAAATCCGACTGACACCGCCTGCTTTGTCGGACGACGGCGACCACGCGCTAAGGCAGTCCTGGCAGCGCGGTACGCCTGCGCTGGAGGTGGATGACGCCCGGCTTGCCGACGCCATCGCCGCGATTGTTCCCGGCGCGCGGCTGCGTTCGGTCACGCCGTTATCCGGTGGCTTGGCCAACACAAACCTTCATCTATCGTTTGCCGGCGAACCCGGCGATCTGGTCTTGCGTCTATACCAGCGCGATCCCGGGCAGATGATGAAGGAAGCAGCGATCGCGGCACGTTTGGATGGACGGGTTCCTCTCGCCGACTATCTGCATGTCGAGCCCGATCCCGAGCGGCTGGGGGCGCCGTTCGCCCTGTTGCGCTGGATCGACGGCGTCACGCTGGACAGTATGTTGCCGCAACTTGAGCAATCCGAGCTCGATGCCCTCGGCGAGACACTCGGTCGACTGCTGGCGACGATGCATGGCGTGCGCTTCGGCCAATCTGGATTCCTCGATGGCGATCTCAAGGTCGTCGAAGCCTTTTCGCCCGGGGGCGCGGGCCTGATCGCCTTTTGCGCCGCAAATCTGGCCGACGAGTTGGTTGGAAAACGTCTGGGGAAGGCCCGATGCCGCGAACTCATGGCCTATGTCGAACGACACGCGGGCAGGCTGGACCACTGGCAAGGGCCGGCATGCCTGACCCATGCGGATTTCGGTGGTTCGAACATCCTGATCAAGCAGACGGACGGTACGTTCGACGTTGCTGCCATACTGGACTGGGAGTTTGCCTTTGCCGGTTCGCCGTTCTTCGATCTCGGCAACCTGACTCGCCCTCCACTGGATGGGCGTCCATCGTTTCTGGTGTCTCTGGAGCGGGGCTACCGGACCATCGACAGCAGCCTGCCCGATGACTGGCAGGCGTTGTCGCGTCTAGTCGATCTGACCGCCTGGATCGACTTCGCGGGCCGCCCGGCCGTAAGCCAAGCCGTGCTCGACGACGCCATCGCCACGATCGACCGCACAATCTGTGCTGTTCAGGGAAGTCTGTAG
- the glpK gene encoding glycerol kinase GlpK, with the protein MTEKSYILGIDQGTTSSRAVLFDADASPVTMSQIEFPQYFPADGWVEHDPSDLWQSVTAVSRQALERANVDAAQVATIGITNQRETTLVWDRKSGKAIHNAIVWQDRRTADRCAALHEAGHSPLVNDKTGLVIDPYFSGTKIAWILDNVPGAREAGERGDLAFGTVDCFLIWRLTGGAVHATDATNASRTMLFNIHEQAWDDELLELIGVPRAMLPEVKDSADDFGTSLPDLLGGAIGIGGVAGDQQAATVGQACFEPGMVKSTYGTGCFVLANTGTEVMTSQNRLLTTVAYRLAGKATYALEGSIFTAGAAVQWMRDKVGLFKDANETAAIAASVENSGGVYLVPAFTGLGAPFWDADARGALLGLTRDASMAHIVRAALDAVCYQTRDLMGAMAADGAAPAALRVDGGMTANDWLMQNLADMLDLPVERPTIPETTVLGASYLAGLQCGMFASLDDIAGRWQRDARYEPKLDPDERDRLYDGWQRAVERVLTK; encoded by the coding sequence ATGACGGAAAAGAGCTACATTCTTGGCATCGATCAGGGCACGACCAGTTCGCGCGCGGTCTTGTTCGATGCCGACGCCAGCCCCGTCACCATGTCGCAGATCGAGTTTCCCCAGTACTTTCCCGCCGACGGCTGGGTTGAACATGATCCCAGCGACCTCTGGCAATCGGTCACGGCTGTTTCGCGCCAGGCATTGGAACGCGCAAATGTCGACGCCGCGCAGGTTGCGACCATCGGTATCACCAACCAGCGTGAGACGACGCTGGTGTGGGATCGTAAGTCCGGCAAGGCGATCCATAACGCCATCGTCTGGCAGGACCGGCGCACGGCCGATCGCTGTGCGGCGCTGCACGAAGCCGGCCACAGCCCGCTTGTTAACGACAAGACGGGCCTGGTCATCGACCCTTACTTCTCCGGAACCAAAATCGCGTGGATCCTGGATAACGTGCCGGGCGCGCGCGAAGCAGGCGAACGGGGCGATCTGGCGTTCGGCACCGTCGACTGCTTCCTCATTTGGCGGCTGACTGGCGGCGCGGTGCACGCAACCGACGCGACCAACGCCTCGCGCACCATGCTGTTCAACATTCACGAACAGGCATGGGATGACGAGCTGCTTGAGCTCATCGGCGTGCCGCGCGCCATGTTGCCGGAGGTCAAGGACTCAGCCGACGACTTCGGTACGTCGCTCCCCGATCTTCTGGGCGGTGCCATCGGCATTGGCGGTGTGGCCGGTGACCAGCAGGCCGCAACCGTCGGTCAGGCATGCTTCGAGCCGGGCATGGTCAAGAGCACCTATGGCACCGGCTGTTTTGTCCTCGCCAATACCGGCACGGAGGTCATGACCTCGCAGAACCGGCTGTTGACCACCGTTGCCTATCGGCTGGCGGGCAAGGCCACCTATGCGCTGGAAGGCAGTATCTTTACGGCCGGCGCGGCGGTGCAGTGGATGCGCGACAAGGTCGGCCTGTTCAAGGACGCCAACGAGACGGCCGCGATTGCCGCATCGGTCGAGAATAGCGGCGGTGTCTATCTGGTGCCCGCGTTCACCGGCCTGGGCGCGCCGTTCTGGGATGCGGATGCGCGCGGCGCGCTCTTGGGCCTGACGCGCGATGCCAGCATGGCGCACATCGTGCGCGCCGCGCTTGATGCGGTGTGTTACCAGACCCGCGACTTGATGGGCGCGATGGCGGCCGACGGCGCGGCGCCGGCGGCGCTGCGTGTCGACGGCGGCATGACGGCGAACGACTGGCTGATGCAGAACCTGGCTGACATGCTCGACCTGCCGGTTGAACGCCCGACAATTCCCGAGACGACGGTGCTGGGCGCGTCCTATCTGGCGGGACTGCAGTGCGGCATGTTTGCGTCGCTCGATGACATTGCCGGGCGTTGGCAGCGCGATGCCCGTTATGAGCCCAAGCTTGACCCCGACGAACGCGACCGGCTCTACGACGGCTGGCAGCGTGCCGTCGAACGTGTGCTGACCAAATGA
- a CDS encoding cytochrome c yields the protein MRKCVGRGRPRGVAFVFWISLVIAGPAAWAQDLPEGDAERGEYVFQLAGCLGCHTDSANDGAPLAGGRILNTDFGSFVTPNITPDPEHGIGGWTLAEFDRALRDGIGPDGTTYYPSFPYDYFTGMEDQDVADLYAYLMAQPASDNAVSEHDLNFPFDMRFLLFFWRMLYFEPGPEAADPERDETWHRGRYLVDALGHCGACHTPRTWLGGTDTDLYLAGNGNGPDGDLVPNITPNIETGIGSWSELDMMLLLRAGLLPDGDAVGSDMAEVVRNSTRALSDEDAAALIAYLANIPPIDNRPVRGEP from the coding sequence TTGCGTAAGTGCGTGGGACGCGGGCGGCCACGCGGGGTCGCTTTCGTCTTCTGGATTTCCCTGGTAATCGCCGGCCCAGCTGCATGGGCGCAGGATCTGCCCGAGGGCGATGCCGAGCGCGGCGAGTATGTCTTCCAACTGGCCGGCTGCCTGGGCTGCCACACGGACTCCGCCAATGACGGGGCGCCCTTGGCGGGCGGGCGTATCTTGAACACCGATTTCGGTTCGTTCGTGACGCCAAACATTACCCCCGACCCCGAACACGGCATCGGCGGCTGGACGCTTGCCGAGTTCGATCGCGCGCTGCGCGACGGTATCGGGCCGGACGGTACGACCTATTACCCGTCGTTTCCCTATGACTACTTCACCGGCATGGAGGACCAGGATGTCGCCGACCTCTATGCCTACCTGATGGCGCAGCCGGCCAGCGACAACGCGGTCAGCGAGCACGATCTGAACTTCCCCTTCGACATGCGCTTTCTGCTGTTCTTCTGGCGCATGCTCTATTTCGAACCTGGGCCCGAAGCCGCCGATCCAGAGCGCGACGAGACCTGGCATCGTGGGCGCTACCTGGTCGATGCACTCGGTCATTGCGGCGCCTGCCACACGCCGCGCACCTGGCTGGGCGGCACGGACACCGACCTCTATCTGGCGGGCAACGGGAACGGGCCCGACGGCGACCTAGTGCCCAACATCACGCCGAACATCGAGACCGGCATCGGGTCATGGTCAGAGCTCGACATGATGCTGCTGCTGCGCGCGGGGTTGCTGCCGGACGGCGACGCGGTCGGCAGCGACATGGCCGAGGTCGTGCGCAACTCTACCAGGGCGCTTAGCGACGAAGATGCGGCCGCGCTGATCGCCTATCTCGCCAACATTCCACCCATCGACAACAGGCCCGTGCGCGGCGAGCCCTGA
- a CDS encoding cytochrome b/b6 domain-containing protein, with protein sequence MMLNNTRASYGLVAQLLHWSIAVLILALIPLGLLMQELPEDSVAQADRKLIVYSLHKTVGITLFVLAVIRVIWASVQPHPRLLNADKKLEAFAAQTVHWILYGAIIVMPVTGWLYHAATEGLAPIWWPFSQDLPFIPKDPDLASFFGVAHTCTVILLGLALVLHIGGALKHAVVDRDGTLRRMIPGMYKASAEDIPETPVARRPALLAALSFLVLAAAVVLVYEIGERSTDSVVADIGQVDAAETGWIVDMQSSQINIRPTMQGSPLNGTFGNWDAAITFDPDDLEAANVVVTIDIGSLTIGSVTEQAISPDYLNAAGHPFATFTSDDFVKTGENAFEARGLLSLAGQEQPLTLPFSLEIRDGRAFAEGVTTTDRLAFGIGPSGGMVGPDVEIEIILEATKSGE encoded by the coding sequence ATGATGCTGAACAACACGAGAGCTTCCTACGGTCTCGTCGCGCAGCTCCTTCACTGGTCGATTGCCGTTCTGATCCTGGCGCTCATTCCACTTGGTCTGCTCATGCAGGAGCTGCCTGAAGACTCGGTAGCACAAGCAGACAGGAAGCTCATTGTCTATTCTCTGCACAAGACGGTAGGGATCACTCTGTTCGTCCTCGCCGTGATCCGGGTGATCTGGGCCAGCGTTCAGCCGCACCCGCGCCTGCTCAACGCCGACAAGAAGCTAGAGGCCTTTGCCGCCCAAACCGTCCATTGGATCCTGTACGGCGCCATCATCGTCATGCCCGTTACAGGCTGGCTGTACCACGCGGCGACCGAAGGCCTTGCGCCCATCTGGTGGCCATTCTCACAAGACCTGCCCTTCATTCCCAAGGATCCGGATCTCGCATCCTTCTTTGGCGTCGCCCACACCTGCACCGTGATCCTGTTGGGCCTCGCGCTCGTGCTGCATATCGGCGGCGCGTTGAAGCACGCCGTTGTCGATCGCGACGGCACACTGCGGCGCATGATCCCCGGCATGTACAAAGCCAGTGCCGAAGACATTCCGGAAACACCGGTTGCGCGGCGTCCCGCGTTGCTGGCGGCGTTGTCGTTCCTGGTTCTCGCTGCCGCTGTTGTTCTTGTCTACGAAATCGGTGAACGCAGCACGGATTCGGTGGTGGCCGACATCGGTCAAGTTGACGCCGCGGAGACGGGGTGGATCGTCGACATGCAATCGAGCCAGATCAACATCCGGCCCACGATGCAGGGATCGCCGCTGAACGGGACGTTCGGGAACTGGGACGCGGCGATCACGTTTGACCCGGACGATCTCGAGGCTGCGAACGTCGTCGTCACGATCGATATCGGCAGTCTCACCATCGGCAGCGTGACCGAGCAGGCGATTTCGCCGGACTACCTGAACGCGGCCGGACACCCCTTTGCCACCTTCACATCCGACGACTTCGTCAAGACCGGCGAGAACGCTTTTGAGGCGCGCGGTTTGCTGTCACTCGCGGGACAAGAGCAGCCATTGACATTGCCCTTTTCCTTGGAGATCCGAGATGGGCGCGCCTTTGCCGAGGGTGTGACGACAACCGACAGGCTGGCCTTCGGCATCGGTCCCAGCGGCGGCATGGTGGGACCCGATGTCGAGATCGAGATCATCCTGGAGGCGACGAAGTCGGGGGAATGA
- the rfaD gene encoding ADP-glyceromanno-heptose 6-epimerase, with the protein MILVTGGAGFIGSNIVADLTATTNSPIAVADSVNDDHRRANIAKHNVAEIVEPDQIVSWLKGRGDLEAIIHMGAVSSTTETDVDLILRSNVWLSLFLWDWCADHDVPLIYASSAQVYGDGEQGFVDDESTGALERLRAITPYGASKLLFDQLVMREVGMGRKTPPQWAGLRFFNVYGPNEYHKGDQRSVIVKAYPDLAAGGPMRLFKSYRDDYPDGGQTRDFIHVADCVDVVAWLLKHSDVSGLFNVGTGQARTWLDLAHAMFAAIGHEPRIEFIEMPDILRGCYQYATEADMTKLRDAGYTKPFTSLEEGVGDYVKNYLAADGAYR; encoded by the coding sequence GTGATCCTGGTGACGGGCGGTGCCGGTTTCATCGGCTCGAACATTGTCGCGGACCTCACGGCGACGACCAACAGCCCGATCGCGGTCGCCGATTCGGTCAATGACGACCACCGGCGCGCCAACATCGCCAAGCACAATGTCGCAGAGATCGTTGAGCCCGACCAGATCGTGTCGTGGCTGAAGGGCCGCGGCGACCTCGAGGCGATCATCCATATGGGCGCGGTGTCGTCGACGACGGAAACCGACGTCGATCTGATCCTGCGCTCCAATGTGTGGTTGTCGCTTTTCCTGTGGGACTGGTGCGCCGACCATGACGTCCCGTTGATCTACGCCTCGTCGGCCCAGGTTTATGGCGACGGCGAGCAGGGCTTTGTCGACGACGAATCGACGGGCGCGCTAGAGCGGCTCCGGGCGATCACGCCCTATGGCGCCAGCAAGTTGTTGTTCGACCAGTTGGTCATGCGCGAAGTCGGCATGGGCCGCAAGACGCCGCCGCAATGGGCCGGTCTGCGTTTCTTCAACGTCTATGGCCCGAACGAGTACCACAAGGGCGACCAGCGCAGCGTCATCGTCAAGGCCTATCCGGATCTGGCGGCGGGCGGTCCAATGCGGCTCTTCAAATCTTATCGTGACGACTATCCCGATGGCGGTCAGACCCGCGACTTCATCCATGTCGCCGATTGTGTCGATGTCGTCGCGTGGTTGCTTAAGCACTCCGATGTCAGCGGCCTCTTTAACGTCGGAACCGGCCAGGCGCGCACATGGCTGGATTTAGCGCATGCCATGTTTGCCGCGATCGGGCACGAGCCCCGGATCGAGTTCATCGAGATGCCTGATATCCTGCGCGGTTGCTATCAATACGCGACCGAGGCTGACATGACGAAGCTGCGCGATGCCGGCTACACCAAGCCGTTCACCAGTCTTGAAGAAGGTGTTGGCGATTACGTCAAAAACTATCTAGCCGCCGACGGTGCTTACCGATGA
- a CDS encoding cytochrome c yields the protein MRFRSFGMLSVAAVLAAGSLVLAGEISQAQDPGAIIEERQARMKENGTAMRTIGGYAQAGVGTLEDVSAAAATLAQHAIDIPDLYPQGTSLTDITDPETGAKPVIWEKWNEFLGEADALEFEALKLKELADNGNGDAISAQFEVLSTVGCGGCHQTFRQKLD from the coding sequence ATGCGATTTCGCTCGTTCGGAATGCTGTCCGTTGCTGCCGTGCTCGCGGCTGGGAGTCTGGTTTTGGCAGGAGAGATATCGCAAGCTCAGGACCCCGGTGCCATCATCGAGGAACGCCAGGCAAGGATGAAAGAGAACGGCACCGCGATGAGGACAATTGGCGGATATGCTCAAGCCGGCGTCGGCACCCTGGAAGACGTCTCCGCAGCCGCCGCCACGCTGGCCCAGCACGCCATCGACATCCCTGATCTCTACCCCCAAGGCACCAGCCTGACCGATATCACAGATCCCGAGACCGGTGCCAAGCCGGTAATCTGGGAGAAGTGGAATGAGTTTCTCGGCGAAGCCGATGCGTTGGAATTCGAGGCGCTAAAGCTCAAGGAACTCGCCGATAACGGCAATGGAGACGCGATTAGCGCCCAGTTTGAGGTCCTCAGCACCGTAGGTTGTGGAGGGTGTCATCAGACATTCCGCCAAAAGCTGGATTAG
- a CDS encoding SIS domain-containing protein, whose protein sequence is MDIERFFDAELAQHKEVAAATGAELAAPFRRLVDIAVASIKADGKLLFFGNGGSAADAQHLATELTVRYVDNRTAIAAIALTTDTSALTAIGNDLGFEYLFARQIEALGRAGDVAIGISTSGRSANIKLALRQAQDMGLTAAALTGGGGGELVGLADPLLMVPSTVTARVQEMHIMLGQMLCGALEIELGLAEDPHS, encoded by the coding sequence ATGGACATCGAGCGGTTTTTCGACGCCGAGCTGGCGCAGCACAAGGAGGTCGCCGCGGCGACCGGCGCCGAACTAGCCGCGCCGTTCCGGCGTCTGGTCGATATCGCCGTTGCCAGCATCAAGGCCGATGGCAAGCTGCTCTTCTTCGGCAATGGCGGCAGCGCGGCCGACGCCCAGCACCTGGCGACCGAATTGACCGTTCGTTACGTCGACAACCGCACGGCCATCGCCGCGATCGCGCTGACGACTGACACCTCCGCGTTGACCGCAATCGGCAACGACCTGGGTTTCGAATACCTGTTCGCCCGCCAGATCGAAGCGCTTGGCCGCGCCGGCGACGTCGCCATCGGTATCTCGACGTCAGGCCGCAGCGCCAACATCAAACTGGCACTGCGCCAAGCCCAGGACATGGGGTTGACCGCGGCCGCTCTTACAGGTGGTGGCGGTGGTGAATTGGTCGGCCTGGCCGATCCTCTGCTGATGGTGCCGTCGACGGTCACAGCGCGCGTACAGGAGATGCACATCATGCTGGGCCAGATGCTGTGTGGTGCGCTGGAGATCGAACTTGGCTTGGCCGAGGACCCGCACTCGTGA
- a CDS encoding metallophosphoesterase family protein, which produces MEPTAAPADTAIYAIGDIHGCPDLLDTLHGRILDHAATLGVSRKVAVYLGDYVDRGQDSRGVIDMLIKAPLPDFECVFLKGNHEDAMMRFLTDSSVGPGWMGFGGDTTLLSYGVDCQSPPAAQEDVLGFLQNQFVRNLPTSHRQFLENLVLSHSEGDYFFAHAGVRPGVALDDQRPEDLIWIREAFLESPQAFGKMVVHGHSIRLEPEFRPNRIGIDTGAVFTGVLTCLALWGEERDVLQTG; this is translated from the coding sequence GTGGAGCCGACCGCCGCGCCCGCTGATACGGCGATCTACGCGATCGGGGACATTCACGGCTGTCCGGACCTCCTGGACACCCTGCATGGCCGGATCCTCGATCATGCGGCCACGCTGGGGGTTTCGCGCAAGGTCGCCGTCTATCTGGGAGACTATGTCGATCGCGGCCAGGATTCGCGCGGCGTCATCGATATGCTGATCAAGGCACCGCTGCCCGACTTCGAGTGCGTCTTCCTGAAAGGCAACCACGAAGACGCCATGATGAGGTTCCTCACCGACAGCTCCGTCGGTCCAGGATGGATGGGTTTCGGCGGCGATACGACGCTGCTCAGTTACGGCGTCGATTGTCAGAGCCCGCCGGCGGCGCAAGAGGATGTGCTGGGCTTCCTGCAAAACCAGTTCGTGAGGAATCTGCCGACCAGCCACCGCCAGTTCCTGGAGAACCTGGTGCTGAGCCACAGCGAAGGCGACTACTTCTTTGCCCACGCCGGGGTCAGGCCCGGCGTCGCGCTGGACGATCAGCGGCCCGAGGACCTGATCTGGATCCGCGAGGCGTTCCTGGAAAGCCCGCAAGCGTTTGGCAAGATGGTGGTGCACGGTCACTCCATTCGCCTGGAGCCGGAGTTCCGGCCCAACCGCATCGGCATCGATACCGGCGCGGTCTTTACCGGCGTCCTGACCTGCCTGGCGCTATGGGGCGAGGAGCGGGATGTCCTGCAAACCGGCTGA
- a CDS encoding 3-hydroxyacyl-CoA dehydrogenase NAD-binding domain-containing protein has product MTRPAPENVTKITCVGSGTIGSGWAAWFLAQGRDVTMTDPAPDAEAKARVNVDQAWPYLEELGLKPGASRERLSFEPDLAKAVADAEFIQESAPDREQLKIDLFAEIDAAAPADTVIASSSSAFLPTSLQSKCGRPERAIIGHPFVPSYLVPLVEVVGGEKTAPEVLTWSHAFYEAVGKKAMTLKKEIEAYVANRLQHVIFEEASSLVAQGICDFEDIDTAMSYGPGMRWAFAGPVMCYHLGGGKGGVRHMIDHFGWTGKEEDKQALIASVDAMVGDASVETLEAWRDANLVAMLKAFQPSPKSD; this is encoded by the coding sequence ATGACCCGTCCAGCCCCGGAGAACGTCACCAAAATCACCTGCGTCGGTTCCGGCACCATCGGCAGCGGCTGGGCCGCCTGGTTCCTGGCCCAGGGCAGGGACGTCACCATGACCGATCCGGCGCCGGACGCTGAAGCCAAGGCGCGCGTCAACGTCGATCAGGCCTGGCCTTATCTGGAGGAACTCGGCCTGAAGCCGGGCGCTAGCCGCGAGAGGCTTTCTTTCGAGCCGGATCTCGCCAAAGCCGTCGCCGATGCCGAGTTCATCCAGGAAAGCGCGCCCGACCGCGAACAGCTCAAGATCGACCTGTTCGCCGAAATCGATGCCGCCGCGCCCGCCGACACGGTGATCGCCAGCTCCAGCTCTGCCTTCCTGCCGACCAGCCTGCAGTCAAAGTGCGGGCGCCCCGAGCGGGCTATCATCGGCCACCCTTTCGTACCGTCTTATCTGGTTCCGCTGGTTGAAGTGGTCGGCGGTGAAAAGACGGCGCCGGAGGTGCTGACCTGGTCGCATGCGTTCTATGAGGCCGTCGGCAAGAAGGCGATGACGCTGAAGAAGGAGATCGAAGCCTACGTCGCCAACCGGCTGCAGCATGTCATCTTCGAGGAAGCATCAAGCCTGGTCGCCCAGGGCATATGCGACTTCGAGGATATCGATACGGCGATGAGCTACGGTCCCGGCATGCGCTGGGCTTTTGCCGGCCCGGTCATGTGTTATCACCTGGGCGGCGGCAAGGGCGGTGTGCGCCACATGATCGACCACTTCGGCTGGACCGGCAAAGAGGAAGACAAACAGGCGCTGATTGCCTCGGTCGATGCCATGGTCGGCGACGCATCGGTCGAGACGTTGGAGGCATGGCGCGACGCCAATTTGGTGGCGATGCTCAAGGCCTTTCAGCCGTCACCGAAATCCGACTGA
- a CDS encoding MBL fold metallo-hydrolase, whose protein sequence is MSTIPFVHEETVTYRAVTSCSPQIRRVVADNASAFTYHGTGTYIIGRGEVAVVDAGPADPKHIDAVLTALDGETVTHQLVTHTHMDHSPGAALLKQATGAETWAFGPHGSGRPEPGIVIEEGADHDFAPDHKVRHGDVIEGAGWSTEAVFTPGHTSNHMSFCLREESALFCGDHVMGWSTTVVSPPDGDMAAYMKSLDLLLSRDDRVYYPTHGPAITDPETHVRALIDHRQAREAQIIAQIEAGTHTIADMVEAMYADVHPRLHPAARRSVLAHLIHMAETGRVVTDGPPEETSVYRLP, encoded by the coding sequence ATGTCGACCATACCGTTTGTCCATGAAGAGACCGTCACCTATCGCGCGGTGACGTCGTGCTCGCCCCAGATACGCCGCGTCGTCGCCGACAACGCCTCGGCCTTCACCTATCACGGCACCGGCACCTACATCATTGGCCGCGGCGAGGTCGCCGTCGTCGACGCTGGACCCGCCGATCCCAAGCACATTGATGCCGTTTTGACGGCGCTCGACGGCGAGACCGTTACCCACCAGCTGGTCACCCACACCCATATGGACCATTCGCCGGGGGCGGCGCTCTTGAAACAGGCGACGGGCGCCGAGACCTGGGCCTTCGGCCCGCACGGTTCCGGGCGGCCGGAACCCGGCATCGTCATTGAGGAAGGCGCCGATCACGACTTCGCCCCGGACCATAAGGTCCGCCATGGCGATGTCATCGAAGGCGCCGGCTGGTCGACTGAGGCCGTCTTCACGCCGGGCCACACGTCGAACCACATGAGCTTCTGTCTACGCGAGGAAAGCGCGCTGTTTTGCGGCGACCACGTGATGGGCTGGTCAACCACCGTCGTCTCGCCGCCGGACGGCGACATGGCGGCTTACATGAAGAGCCTGGATCTGCTGCTAAGCCGCGACGATCGGGTCTATTACCCGACCCACGGACCCGCCATCACCGACCCTGAGACCCATGTCCGGGCCCTGATCGATCATCGCCAGGCGCGCGAGGCCCAGATCATAGCGCAGATCGAGGCGGGCACCCACACCATCGCCGACATGGTGGAGGCCATGTACGCCGATGTGCATCCACGCCTACATCCGGCCGCGCGACGTTCCGTGCTGGCCCACCTGATCCACATGGCCGAGACTGGACGCGTGGTGACCGACGGTCCGCCGGAGGAGACGTCGGTCTACAGACTTCCCTGA
- a CDS encoding HAD-IIIA family hydrolase, translating into MSCKPADTRVCDDGIWRDLRVEAGGLRDRPVLFLDRDGVIVEEVTYLHRPGDVRLIDGVVGLITRASQAGAGVVVVTNQSGVGRGLYGWSDLAAVEDEIARQLGDDKAAVQAVFACPFHADARPPFDSADHPARKPNPGMLLMTADLLGADLARSWIIGDRATDLMAASRAGLAGGLLLGEGYDEGEAERALSLAGDQFQARRIERLDEADEHIAWLGASA; encoded by the coding sequence ATGTCCTGCAAACCGGCTGACACGCGCGTCTGCGACGATGGCATCTGGCGCGATCTGCGCGTTGAGGCCGGCGGCCTGCGCGATCGGCCTGTCCTGTTTCTGGACCGTGACGGTGTCATTGTCGAGGAAGTGACCTATCTGCATCGTCCGGGCGACGTTCGGCTGATTGATGGTGTCGTCGGCTTGATCACACGGGCATCGCAGGCTGGCGCGGGCGTCGTCGTCGTCACCAATCAATCCGGTGTCGGGCGCGGCCTTTATGGCTGGTCCGATCTGGCGGCGGTCGAGGACGAGATCGCGCGGCAGTTGGGTGACGACAAGGCGGCGGTGCAGGCGGTCTTCGCTTGCCCGTTCCACGCCGACGCCCGTCCGCCCTTTGACTCCGCCGATCACCCCGCACGCAAACCCAATCCCGGCATGCTGTTGATGACGGCGGACCTTTTGGGCGCCGACCTCGCGCGATCGTGGATCATCGGTGACCGCGCGACGGATCTCATGGCCGCCAGCCGGGCTGGTCTGGCGGGCGGCCTGCTGCTGGGCGAAGGGTATGACGAGGGCGAGGCCGAACGCGCCCTGTCCCTGGCCGGTGACCAGTTTCAGGCGCGGCGGATCGAACGCCTGGATGAGGCCGACGAGCACATCGCTTGGTTGGGCGCATCGGCTTGA
- a CDS encoding YceI family protein, with protein sequence MKVSRDLGLAALSFVVAFPAVSALAEQTYEADPGHTEVRFGWSHVGVSNQHGEFTTVDATVVLDPDDVEASSVSVTIDASSVSTGVTDLDDHLRSGDFLGVDTYPEITFESTKITQTSENTADVEGNLTIHGVTKPVTLTTTLTHLGAHPLGEFMDYYGGEWIAFSAVTEIDHMEFGVGEFSTGPISIWIDTEMKASN encoded by the coding sequence ATGAAGGTATCTCGAGATTTGGGTCTTGCGGCCCTTTCGTTCGTCGTTGCTTTTCCGGCGGTATCGGCGTTGGCCGAACAAACCTATGAAGCAGATCCCGGCCACACGGAAGTTCGTTTCGGCTGGAGCCATGTCGGCGTCTCGAACCAGCACGGCGAGTTTACGACCGTCGACGCGACAGTCGTTCTCGATCCCGACGATGTCGAGGCGTCCAGTGTCTCCGTGACGATTGACGCGTCGAGCGTCTCGACCGGCGTTACCGACCTTGACGACCATCTTCGCAGCGGCGATTTCCTGGGGGTCGACACCTATCCGGAGATCACGTTCGAAAGCACGAAGATCACGCAGACCAGCGAGAACACAGCCGATGTGGAGGGCAACCTGACCATCCACGGCGTGACCAAGCCGGTAACTTTGACAACCACACTCACACATCTGGGCGCGCATCCGCTTGGCGAATTCATGGACTACTACGGTGGTGAGTGGATCGCCTTCAGTGCCGTGACAGAGATCGACCACATGGAGTTCGGGGTTGGCGAGTTCTCGACCGGTCCGATCTCCATCTGGATTGATACCGAAATGAAGGCAAGCAACTGA